The Actinomycetes bacterium genome includes the window TGCCAGCACGTCGACCGCGGTGGAGCGGAAGGTGATCCGGGGGTGCACCGCGGCGTCGAAGAAGTGCCTGCGCAGATGCTCATCCCGACGGCTGTTGCCGGTCGTCAGACTGTCGACGTCGACCGTCACCTCGGCGCTCGATCGCGCCGGGTCGGCGAAGTGGAGCTGGATGCCGCCGGCGAAGGCCGCGAACTTGCCGCGTACCTTCGCCACGCCGAGCTGGCGGGCGACGAAGCCGAGCCGGGTGCGTGCCGGGTCGAGCAGGTAGGTGCCGGTCAGCGAGGTGCGCGCCGTGGTGGTCATCTGGTCCTCCTGATGGGTCTGGGTGCCGACACGTCGGTGCCGAGGCGTCACGCGTCGGTGCGGGTGAGCTCCAACGGGCGTTCGCTGTCTACGTCAAGCGCTGGTCCGGGCCGCGGCAGCTCGATCACGTCGGGCGCCGGCACCGGTGCCCGGGCGGGCAGCCAGACCAGCGCCACGGCAGCTCCGGCCGCCGCGACGCCCGCGGCGACCAGCGAGGCGATGCTCATGCCGTGCAGGAACGCGGTGCGTGCCGCGTCGGACAGAGCGGCCCCGCTCGCGCCGGGGAGCTGGTCGGCGATCCGCAGCGCCGCGCCGATGCCGTCGTCGGCCCGGTCGGGCACCGGAGTGCCGTCCGACCCGAGGTGCGACGCGTAGGCGGACGAGAGGACGCTGCCGAGCACCGCCACCCCGAGCGCCCCGCCGACCTGGCGGGTGGTGTCGTTCATCGCCGAGCCGACACCGGCCTTGGTCACCGGCAGCGAGCCCATGACCGCGTCGGTCGCCGGGGTCATGGTCAGGCCGATCCCGAGACCGAGCAGGACCAGGACCACGACGACATGGCCGTAGCCGTCCGTCTCCGACGTCGTGGCCAGCAGCAGCAGCGACGCGCTGACGAGCGCCAGCCCGGCGGTGACGACGAGCTTGTCGCCGGTCCGGCGGGCCAGCAGGACGGCCAGCGGTGCGCCGACGATCAGCGTCGCGACCGGTGTGACCCGGACACCGCTCTCCAGCGGGGTGTAGCCGAGCACGAACTGCAGGTACTGCGACAGGAAGAACACCGAGCCGAACAGCGCGAAGAAGACCAGCGTCACCGAGACGGCGGCTGCGGAGAACCGCGCGCTGCTCAGGAAGCTCAGGTCGAGCATCGGCTGCGGCGTGCGGCGCTCCCAGTCGACGAACGCGCTCAGCAGCGCGGTTGCAGCGGTGAAGCCGAGCAGCACCGGCTCGGACGTCCAGCCCTTCGAGGGCGCCTCGATGATGGCCCAGACGAGAGCGGCCAGCCCGCCGATCGAGAGCGCGGCACCGACCCAGTCGGTCCGCGGCGCCGACGGGTCGCGGGACTCCGGCACCAGCCACCGGGCGGCGACGAGGGCGCCCATCGTGACCGGCACGTTGACCAGGAAGACCGATCCCCACCAGAAGTGCTCGAGCAGCCAGCCCCCGCAGGCCGGCCCCAGCACGATGCCGATGCCGGACACGGCGGCCCAGATGCCGATCGCCTTTGTGCGCTCGGCCGGGTCGCGGAAGCTGTTGGTCAGCACCGACAGGGTCGACGGCATGATGAACGCCGCGCCGGCACCCATCACGCCGCGCGCCGCCATCAGCTCGCCCGGCGACGCTGACCACGCCGCCCAGAGTGACCCGCCG containing:
- a CDS encoding YceI family protein, producing the protein MTTTARTSLTGTYLLDPARTRLGFVARQLGVAKVRGKFAAFAGGIQLHFADPARSSAEVTVDVDSLTTGNSRRDEHLRRHFFDAAVHPRITFRSTAVDVLAADRARVTGDLTVRGTTRPLTIAVVRTGALIDSEGSSRVHLRGRATLDRRDWDVTWRAAVEGGGAFVSNRVAIELDAVAVRAHGPLVG
- a CDS encoding MFS transporter; this encodes MWQLTKMLVDERRHDMLRQAQQSRHVRQARTAPRRRRSLDREMDPDTAYRKRWATLGVLCLSLLVIGLDNTILNVALPTLSRDLAASDSQLQWIVDAYTLVFAGLLLTAGSLGDRLGRRRALGFGLVVFAGGSLWAAWSASPGELMAARGVMGAGAAFIMPSTLSVLTNSFRDPAERTKAIGIWAAVSGIGIVLGPACGGWLLEHFWWGSVFLVNVPVTMGALVAARWLVPESRDPSAPRTDWVGAALSIGGLAALVWAIIEAPSKGWTSEPVLLGFTAATALLSAFVDWERRTPQPMLDLSFLSSARFSAAAVSVTLVFFALFGSVFFLSQYLQFVLGYTPLESGVRVTPVATLIVGAPLAVLLARRTGDKLVVTAGLALVSASLLLLATTSETDGYGHVVVVLVLLGLGIGLTMTPATDAVMGSLPVTKAGVGSAMNDTTRQVGGALGVAVLGSVLSSAYASHLGSDGTPVPDRADDGIGAALRIADQLPGASGAALSDAARTAFLHGMSIASLVAAGVAAAGAAVALVWLPARAPVPAPDVIELPRPGPALDVDSERPLELTRTDA